From the genome of Dehalococcoidales bacterium:
GCCTGGGGAAACATGGCAAAGGCATGTGGGCTACCGCCGATTCGCTTCCATGATGCACGCCACACCCACGCTAGTCTGATGCTGAAACAAGGCATCCACCCAAAGGTTGTCCAAGAACGGCTCGGACACTCTACCATCGCCGTGACACTGGACACGTACAGCCACGTCGCCCCGGGAATACAGGCAGCAGCAGCCGAGAAATTTGACGAGGCGCTAGGCAGGCACTATGATGGGATTGTCAGCAAT
Proteins encoded in this window:
- a CDS encoding site-specific integrase; the protein is AWGNMAKACGLPPIRFHDARHTHASLMLKQGIHPKVVQERLGHSTIAVTLDTYSHVAPGIQAAAAEKFDEALGRHYDGIVSNTAQNTVR